One Nicotiana sylvestris chromosome 12, ASM39365v2, whole genome shotgun sequence genomic window carries:
- the LOC104237620 gene encoding probable mediator of RNA polymerase II transcription subunit 26b isoform X1: MAKSFGTLEKWRDYFRTANSDIFDIIEHAIMVAATDCPKEFKLRRDKIAEMLFTCKVTRCFGCDKVELAVPLANDDEGKNKNKSEFGGGFEAKESKANSSIDHHIELNVNQVSNYSYGDAEALTEEIEEETQTLGEVLRIKDIIDNSQHESAELYECLRRLQLMALSVETLKATEIGKSVNALRKHSSKDIRHLSRTLIEDWKILVDEWVNATAAFTGTESTPESMKVSVVDQEEEGLPSPPLDDLAFFAAQTTSMELSQFFDGMDDDGNPRNSGEFNENRGNGRKSSLDDQNNPVRKKQSADFFDAAPKERKSEQQKKQETVIKKQTPVMRPNKPCGGDSGPGRPIKPVSEQKLKMSEMNFQQKSDQGTVHKRPVPTQQNKLRRSDEDAVQVKLEATKRKLQERYQEAENAKRQRTIQVMELHDIPKQGISNQGLGLKNPHMRPGNNNRHWANGRR; encoded by the exons ATGGCCAAGAGTTTTGGGACTCTTGAAAAATGGAGGGATTATTTTAGGACAGCAAATTCAGATATATTTGATATAATTGAGCATGCAATTATGGTGGCAGCTACAGATTGTCCAAAAGAGTTCAAATTGAGAAGAGATAAAATTGCTGAAATGCTTTTTACATGTAAAGTCACAAGGTGTTTTGGTTGTGATAAGGTTGAATTAGCTGTGCCACTTGCTAATGATGATGAGGGAAAGAATAAGAATAAGAGTGAATTTGGTGGAGGATTTGAGGCTAAAGAGAGCAAAGCCAATAGTAGTATAGATCATCATATTGAATTGAATGTGAATCAAGTTAGTAATTATAGCTATGGAGATGCTGAGGCATTGACTGAGGAGATAGAGGAAGAGACTCAGACTCTTGGAGAGGTTCTTAGGATCAAAGATATCATTGATAACAGTCAACATGAG TCCGCAGAGCTATATGAGTGCCTAAGAAGGCTTCAACTAATGGCTTTGTCTGTGGAGACCCtgaag GCTACGGAGATTGGGAAGTCAGTTAATGCTCTCAGAAAGCACAGCTCAAAGGATATTCGGCATCTATCCCGGACATTGATTGA GGATTGGAAAATTTTGGTAGATGAATGGGTGAATGCTACTGCAGCCTTTACAG GTACCGAAAGCACTCCAGAGTCTATGAAAGTATCTGTAGTTGATCAAGAGGAGGAAGGACTTCCTTCCCCGCCGTTGGATGACTTAGCTTTCTTTGCTGCTCAGACCACTTCAATGGAGTTGTCACAA TTCTTTGACGGCATGGATGATGATGGAA ATCCTCGAAACAGTGGGGAATTCAACGAGAACCGAGGAAATGGCAGAAAGTCATCACTGGATGACCAGAATAATCCAGTTCGGAAGAAACAGTCCGCTGATTTCTTCGATGCTGCTCCCAAGGAGAGGAAGAGTGAAcaacaaaagaaacaagaaaCTGTAATCAAGAAACAAACACCAGTTATGAGACCAAATAAGCCATGCGGAGGTGACTCTGGGCCCGGAAGACCGATAAAACCAGTCTCGGAACAGAAGCTCAAGATGAGCGAGATGAACTTCCAGCAGAAATCCGATCAGGGCACAGTTCACAAGAGGCCTGTGCCTACTCAACAAAAT AAACTTAGACGCTCAGATGAGGATGCAGTTCAAGTCAAACTTGAGGCAACAAAGAGAAAGCTTCAGGAACGGTACCAAGAGGCTGAAAATG CCAAAAGGCAGCGGACAATACAGGTTATGGAGTTGCACGATATCCCCAAGCAGGGTATCTCCAACCAAGGTCTTGGCCTTAAAAATCCTCATATGAGACCGGGCAACAATAACAGGCATTGGGCAAATGGACGTCGCTGA
- the LOC104237620 gene encoding probable mediator of RNA polymerase II transcription subunit 26b isoform X2, which yields MAKSFGTLEKWRDYFRTANSDIFDIIEHAIMVAATDCPKEFKLRRDKIAEMLFTCKVTRCFGCDKVELAVPLANDDEGKNKNKSEFGGGFEAKESKANSSIDHHIELNVNQVSNYSYGDAEALTEEIEEETQTLGEVLRIKDIIDNSQHEATEIGKSVNALRKHSSKDIRHLSRTLIEDWKILVDEWVNATAAFTGTESTPESMKVSVVDQEEEGLPSPPLDDLAFFAAQTTSMELSQFFDGMDDDGNPRNSGEFNENRGNGRKSSLDDQNNPVRKKQSADFFDAAPKERKSEQQKKQETVIKKQTPVMRPNKPCGGDSGPGRPIKPVSEQKLKMSEMNFQQKSDQGTVHKRPVPTQQNKLRRSDEDAVQVKLEATKRKLQERYQEAENAKRQRTIQVMELHDIPKQGISNQGLGLKNPHMRPGNNNRHWANGRR from the exons ATGGCCAAGAGTTTTGGGACTCTTGAAAAATGGAGGGATTATTTTAGGACAGCAAATTCAGATATATTTGATATAATTGAGCATGCAATTATGGTGGCAGCTACAGATTGTCCAAAAGAGTTCAAATTGAGAAGAGATAAAATTGCTGAAATGCTTTTTACATGTAAAGTCACAAGGTGTTTTGGTTGTGATAAGGTTGAATTAGCTGTGCCACTTGCTAATGATGATGAGGGAAAGAATAAGAATAAGAGTGAATTTGGTGGAGGATTTGAGGCTAAAGAGAGCAAAGCCAATAGTAGTATAGATCATCATATTGAATTGAATGTGAATCAAGTTAGTAATTATAGCTATGGAGATGCTGAGGCATTGACTGAGGAGATAGAGGAAGAGACTCAGACTCTTGGAGAGGTTCTTAGGATCAAAGATATCATTGATAACAGTCAACATGAG GCTACGGAGATTGGGAAGTCAGTTAATGCTCTCAGAAAGCACAGCTCAAAGGATATTCGGCATCTATCCCGGACATTGATTGA GGATTGGAAAATTTTGGTAGATGAATGGGTGAATGCTACTGCAGCCTTTACAG GTACCGAAAGCACTCCAGAGTCTATGAAAGTATCTGTAGTTGATCAAGAGGAGGAAGGACTTCCTTCCCCGCCGTTGGATGACTTAGCTTTCTTTGCTGCTCAGACCACTTCAATGGAGTTGTCACAA TTCTTTGACGGCATGGATGATGATGGAA ATCCTCGAAACAGTGGGGAATTCAACGAGAACCGAGGAAATGGCAGAAAGTCATCACTGGATGACCAGAATAATCCAGTTCGGAAGAAACAGTCCGCTGATTTCTTCGATGCTGCTCCCAAGGAGAGGAAGAGTGAAcaacaaaagaaacaagaaaCTGTAATCAAGAAACAAACACCAGTTATGAGACCAAATAAGCCATGCGGAGGTGACTCTGGGCCCGGAAGACCGATAAAACCAGTCTCGGAACAGAAGCTCAAGATGAGCGAGATGAACTTCCAGCAGAAATCCGATCAGGGCACAGTTCACAAGAGGCCTGTGCCTACTCAACAAAAT AAACTTAGACGCTCAGATGAGGATGCAGTTCAAGTCAAACTTGAGGCAACAAAGAGAAAGCTTCAGGAACGGTACCAAGAGGCTGAAAATG CCAAAAGGCAGCGGACAATACAGGTTATGGAGTTGCACGATATCCCCAAGCAGGGTATCTCCAACCAAGGTCTTGGCCTTAAAAATCCTCATATGAGACCGGGCAACAATAACAGGCATTGGGCAAATGGACGTCGCTGA